The following proteins are co-located in the Bacillus pumilus genome:
- a CDS encoding formylglycine-generating enzyme family protein: protein MKPDINWIQIPSGYATIGSNEEDMKKASEFWKDKLLNPAYGREKKFQKWLYKEFPSYQPYINEFFISDTVVPNELYQSYCDETGQTYPESLTNPELGGGKDHPAWGMDIEEAFSFCQWLSGKLGYDVSIPTEEEWEYAARGNTRNQYPWGDEFDPSCCNTHESNIEKTTPVRHYEKGRSLFGLYDMGGNVEEWVNTKYHVYEGGIEVVDDLTETIGSDYYILKGGSFARGGDLCRVARRHGKHPDPVFRFTGFRLVTRQKNI, encoded by the coding sequence GTGAAACCTGATATCAATTGGATTCAAATCCCAAGCGGCTATGCAACGATTGGAAGTAATGAAGAAGATATGAAAAAGGCATCAGAATTTTGGAAGGACAAGCTTCTCAATCCAGCCTATGGACGTGAGAAAAAATTTCAAAAATGGCTGTACAAAGAATTTCCATCCTATCAGCCGTATATCAATGAATTTTTTATCTCAGATACGGTCGTACCAAATGAATTGTATCAAAGCTATTGTGATGAAACAGGCCAGACTTATCCGGAAAGCTTAACGAACCCAGAGCTTGGCGGAGGAAAAGACCATCCAGCTTGGGGCATGGATATCGAGGAAGCCTTCTCGTTCTGTCAGTGGCTGAGCGGGAAGCTCGGATATGACGTTTCAATCCCTACTGAAGAAGAATGGGAGTATGCTGCCCGGGGTAACACGAGAAATCAATACCCGTGGGGAGATGAGTTCGATCCTTCTTGCTGCAATACGCACGAATCCAATATCGAAAAAACGACGCCTGTCCGTCATTACGAAAAGGGCAGATCCCTATTTGGACTTTATGATATGGGAGGCAATGTCGAGGAATGGGTCAACACCAAATATCACGTATATGAAGGCGGGATCGAGGTCGTAGATGATTTAACGGAAACAATCGGCAGCGATTACTACATTCTAAAAGGCGGCTCCTTCGCAAGAGGCGGAGATTTATGCAGAGTCGCAAGAAGACACGGGAAGCACCCAGACCCCGTTTTTCGATTTACTGGTTTTCGTCTAGTTACTCGTCAAAAAAACATATAA
- a CDS encoding exosporium glycoprotein BclB-related protein codes for MPGRGDGKGSAGPVDVGLTRIVNFDPAVAATYPLDQVVTYNGSTYKVNKALPSGTPSTSADYTLLAAAGSAGVKGDKGSTGATGIGLIGIVDFDLETVSTHTLGQIVTYKGSTYMVNTASPMGTPDTSPDYTLLAGAGNTGVTGATGVTGATGDTGATGVTGAAGDTGATGITGAAGVTGAAGVTGATGITGAAGDTGATGVTGATGDTGATGVTGATGVTGAAGDTGATGVTGAAGDTGATGVTGAAGDTGATGVTGATGVTGAAGDTGATGVTGAAGDTGATGITGAAGVTGAAGVTGATGVTGERGVTGATGKTGKAGKTGKTGATGATGSTGVTGSSAIIPFASGTPAVLTTIGGGLVGTSSLVGFGNSATGVSIVGGIIDLTGAAGTLLNMAFSVPRAGTITSFAGYFSTTAALSLVGTNITVTASLFASPTPDNSFTQVASVTLAPDLTGILSIGAISNGIATGLNVPVTPETRLLVVFSATATGLSLINTVAGYASAGLSIT; via the coding sequence TTGCCAGGAAGGGGGGATGGAAAAGGCTCAGCAGGCCCAGTAGATGTAGGGTTAACCCGAATTGTGAATTTTGATCCAGCGGTAGCAGCGACCTATCCACTAGATCAAGTTGTGACATACAATGGCAGTACATATAAAGTGAATAAAGCTCTGCCATCAGGAACACCAAGTACATCGGCCGATTACACGTTATTAGCTGCTGCAGGTTCAGCGGGAGTAAAGGGAGACAAAGGTTCAACTGGTGCAACCGGAATAGGGTTAATTGGAATAGTGGATTTTGATCTAGAGACGGTTTCGACACATACATTAGGTCAAATTGTGACATACAAGGGTAGTACGTATATGGTGAATACAGCATCGCCAATGGGTACCCCAGATACATCTCCAGATTATACGTTATTAGCAGGCGCTGGCAACACGGGAGTAACGGGAGCGACAGGAGTAACGGGAGCAACAGGGGATACCGGAGCGACAGGGGTAACTGGTGCGGCAGGAGATACCGGAGCGACAGGGATAACGGGTGCGGCAGGAGTAACGGGAGCGGCAGGAGTAACGGGAGCGACAGGGATAACGGGAGCGGCAGGAGATACCGGAGCGACAGGGGTAACTGGTGCGACAGGAGATACCGGAGCGACAGGAGTAACGGGAGCGACAGGAGTAACGGGAGCGGCAGGAGATACCGGAGCGACAGGAGTAACGGGAGCGGCAGGAGATACCGGAGCGACAGGAGTAACGGGAGCGGCAGGAGATACCGGAGCGACAGGAGTAACGGGAGCGACAGGAGTAACGGGAGCGGCAGGAGATACCGGAGCGACAGGGGTAACTGGTGCGGCAGGAGATACCGGAGCGACAGGGATAACTGGTGCGGCAGGAGTAACGGGAGCGGCAGGGGTAACGGGTGCGACAGGAGTAACGGGTGAAAGAGGAGTAACCGGCGCTACCGGAAAAACAGGAAAAGCAGGGAAAACAGGGAAAACAGGAGCCACCGGAGCCACTGGTTCAACAGGTGTCACAGGATCGAGTGCGATTATCCCATTTGCATCAGGAACTCCTGCTGTTTTGACGACAATCGGAGGCGGTCTAGTCGGGACATCTAGCTTGGTTGGATTTGGTAACTCAGCGACAGGTGTCAGCATTGTAGGTGGGATCATTGATTTAACAGGAGCCGCAGGAACTTTATTAAACATGGCATTTTCTGTACCGAGAGCTGGTACCATTACTTCATTTGCCGGCTATTTTAGTACGACAGCAGCACTTTCTTTAGTCGGCACAAACATCACAGTGACAGCTAGCTTATTTGCTTCACCGACACCAGATAACAGCTTCACTCAAGTAGCGAGCGTCACATTGGCTCCAGACTTAACAGGGATTTTATCGATAGGTGCTATTTCAAACGGCATCGCTACCGGCCTGAATGTGCCAGTTACACCGGAAACAAGATTACTGGTTGTATTCTCTGCGACTGCAACAGGCTTATCTTTAATTAACACCGTAGCAGGCTATGCGAGTGCTGGTTTATCCATCACGTAA
- a CDS encoding GTP cyclohydrolase II, which yields MNKFVAELQSMIHHFSFQEKNYLLVGPVNLPISIQHEEVQFKWYAFSPVEPDTKPTIESIVQMSTTQQTFSSCLLFGDFENEVPPLVRIHSVCQTGDVFGSLKCDCGPQLALSLKKITEHGKGMLVYMANQEGRSIGLMAKAFTYKLQEMKLDTFEANRLIGCGDDDRHYEEAAAVLHYLNKGKPLHLLTNNPDKVDSIAAYGLPVLRFDHTVEASLYNEAYLKAKAASGHMVDEKKLINQ from the coding sequence ATGAACAAGTTTGTAGCTGAATTACAATCAATGATTCATCATTTTTCATTTCAAGAAAAAAACTATTTGCTCGTGGGGCCAGTGAATCTGCCAATCTCTATTCAACATGAGGAGGTGCAGTTTAAATGGTATGCCTTTTCACCTGTTGAACCAGATACAAAGCCAACGATCGAATCCATTGTACAAATGAGTACCACGCAGCAAACATTTTCCTCTTGTCTCCTATTTGGCGACTTTGAAAATGAGGTACCTCCGCTTGTGCGAATTCATAGTGTCTGCCAAACAGGGGATGTGTTTGGGTCACTGAAATGTGATTGCGGTCCACAGCTTGCGTTATCGCTGAAGAAAATCACAGAACACGGAAAAGGCATGCTTGTGTATATGGCCAACCAAGAAGGGCGTTCCATTGGGCTGATGGCGAAAGCATTCACGTATAAATTACAGGAAATGAAACTGGATACGTTTGAGGCCAATCGCCTGATCGGCTGCGGAGATGATGATCGGCATTACGAGGAAGCTGCGGCTGTATTGCACTACTTAAACAAAGGGAAACCATTGCACCTGTTAACAAACAATCCAGATAAAGTCGACTCCATTGCTGCTTACGGGCTTCCAGTTTTACGATTTGATCATACGGTAGAAGCCTCTCTCTATAACGAAGCGTATTTAAAGGCAAAAGCAGCCTCAGGGCATATGGTCGATGAGAAGAAATTAATTAATCAGTAG
- a CDS encoding YfmB family protein, producing MYYFSVEQQFNAWVVSDLVKQLFQKWNPEEAKAKSLTLFAEQHFHISIDYLFSIIMNIGDIESIDQDPQDLLSSYLNILFPFVTRDMIKASMQNANEYLLKERDADVYQLFGCLPPLFSVSFQKK from the coding sequence ATGTATTATTTTTCAGTGGAGCAGCAGTTTAATGCTTGGGTTGTCAGTGATTTGGTGAAACAGCTTTTTCAAAAGTGGAATCCTGAAGAAGCAAAAGCAAAGTCGCTTACATTGTTTGCTGAACAGCACTTTCACATCTCCATTGATTATCTCTTTTCTATCATTATGAACATTGGAGATATCGAGTCGATTGATCAAGATCCACAAGACCTGTTGTCCTCATACTTGAATATCCTTTTTCCTTTTGTGACGCGCGATATGATAAAAGCCTCCATGCAAAATGCAAATGAATATTTGTTAAAAGAACGTGATGCGGACGTATATCAGCTGTTTGGTTGTCTCCCGCCGCTCTTCTCTGTCTCTTTTCAAAAAAAGTAG
- a CDS encoding class I SAM-dependent methyltransferase, translating into MKKALYHEDSGLYLEKMRMAFQEHYEQRTDMWSTDPSLTDAAVMSLKAWRSREKDALASVLDIGCGNGRALEHLSGLSAYVGIDLYEHEEWEGLKKKDTISVHFVHQDFMSWSSDQGREVQFDLILDHGCFHHQHPDDHERYLKQVSSLLHEGGVFSLVVWGEEWKTGLIGEDGRFHFSFSDSQLGERICTSGLELVSIAPLKAKAGISQHHVIAVKI; encoded by the coding sequence ATGAAAAAGGCTTTGTACCATGAAGACAGTGGGTTGTATTTAGAAAAAATGCGCATGGCATTTCAAGAACACTATGAGCAAAGAACAGATATGTGGTCCACTGATCCGTCATTAACGGACGCAGCTGTGATGTCATTAAAGGCATGGCGTTCAAGGGAAAAGGATGCACTTGCTTCTGTGCTGGATATCGGGTGCGGGAACGGCCGGGCACTTGAACATTTAAGCGGACTTTCAGCATATGTCGGCATTGATCTGTATGAGCATGAGGAGTGGGAAGGGTTAAAGAAAAAAGACACGATTTCTGTCCATTTCGTTCATCAGGATTTTATGTCATGGTCGAGTGATCAGGGGCGCGAGGTGCAGTTTGATTTAATTTTAGATCATGGCTGTTTTCACCATCAACATCCTGATGATCACGAACGTTACTTAAAGCAGGTCTCTTCTTTACTTCATGAAGGTGGCGTCTTTTCACTTGTTGTATGGGGAGAAGAGTGGAAAACAGGATTAATCGGAGAAGATGGCCGATTTCATTTTTCGTTTTCAGATTCTCAGCTTGGAGAAAGAATTTGTACATCAGGTCTTGAGCTTGTATCGATTGCACCATTAAAAGCAAAGGCCGGAATCAGCCAGCATCATGTCATTGCCGTCAAAATCTAG
- a CDS encoding sensor histidine kinase, giving the protein MGKRKVTLQTKILGLIIGLLLVVIALLTICFGFLQTAERQRQAEQLAVQTARTISYMPPIKASVAASASQNEEQAVLEQMKEQVRAHAILITNQKGKVLFHTNHEHVGKTISVSEGRSTLLFGGTSISTGDSAGEIVVRGSAPIMKETGQHEEIIGTVTVEFLKREIDQATAHQLFKLSYIALLVLLPGIFGAIFLTKSIRKDTLGLEPHEIASLYREREAMLHAIKEGIIAFDRKGAITMMNTSAEHMLRASSALPHHIDQVLPNTNLLSYLKAETIEPNIETVVNDKTFVLNVKKVVQDHRVFGGIVSFREKTELTKLLDTLTEVSQYSEDLRAQTHEFSNKLYAILGLLELKQVDEAIDLIKEEYTLQNRQHDLLMKQIRSPKIQAILLGKLGKASEKKVHFHIDENSSLEPLPAHLSLSHFITIIGNLVDNAFEAVLNKEKREVGLFITDIGFDIIIEVSDSGDGVNEKELSHLFTRGHSSKGEGRGYGLANVKEVLDELGGWIEVTNQKEGGAIFTVYIPKGTKGE; this is encoded by the coding sequence ATGGGCAAAAGGAAAGTCACTTTACAAACGAAAATATTGGGATTAATTATCGGGCTTTTGCTTGTTGTCATTGCTTTATTGACCATTTGTTTTGGTTTTTTGCAGACAGCAGAAAGGCAGAGACAAGCTGAACAGCTGGCAGTGCAAACCGCTAGAACGATATCATATATGCCGCCAATTAAAGCATCGGTAGCCGCATCAGCATCTCAGAATGAAGAACAGGCAGTGCTCGAGCAAATGAAGGAGCAAGTAAGAGCACATGCCATCTTAATCACCAATCAAAAAGGAAAGGTCCTTTTTCATACGAATCATGAGCATGTTGGAAAAACCATCAGTGTATCTGAAGGAAGGAGTACCCTGCTATTTGGAGGAACCTCCATATCGACTGGTGATTCTGCTGGTGAAATCGTTGTCAGGGGCAGTGCCCCGATTATGAAAGAAACAGGACAGCATGAAGAAATTATTGGGACAGTCACCGTTGAATTTTTAAAAAGAGAAATCGATCAAGCGACAGCCCATCAACTATTCAAATTGAGTTATATCGCCCTTCTTGTTTTGCTGCCTGGCATATTCGGTGCCATTTTTTTAACAAAGAGTATTCGCAAAGATACATTAGGGCTTGAACCGCATGAAATTGCTTCATTATATCGAGAAAGAGAAGCGATGCTGCATGCCATCAAAGAAGGAATCATTGCGTTTGACCGTAAAGGTGCGATTACGATGATGAATACGTCAGCTGAACACATGCTGCGTGCTTCTTCAGCGCTGCCGCATCATATTGACCAAGTCTTGCCAAATACCAATCTTCTTTCCTATTTAAAGGCAGAGACGATTGAACCTAACATCGAAACCGTCGTCAATGATAAAACCTTTGTGTTAAATGTGAAAAAAGTGGTGCAGGACCATAGAGTATTCGGGGGAATTGTGAGCTTTCGAGAGAAAACAGAGCTGACAAAGCTGCTGGATACATTGACAGAGGTAAGCCAATATTCAGAAGACCTTAGAGCACAAACACACGAGTTCTCAAATAAGCTGTACGCCATTTTAGGCTTGCTTGAGCTGAAACAAGTGGATGAAGCCATCGACTTAATTAAGGAAGAATATACGCTTCAAAATCGTCAGCACGATTTACTCATGAAGCAAATTCGCTCTCCGAAGATACAAGCCATTTTACTCGGAAAGTTAGGCAAGGCATCTGAGAAGAAGGTCCATTTCCATATTGATGAAAATAGTTCATTGGAGCCGCTTCCAGCTCATTTGAGTTTATCTCACTTTATCACCATTATTGGCAATCTCGTAGACAATGCCTTTGAGGCCGTATTGAATAAGGAAAAGCGAGAGGTAGGCCTGTTCATCACAGATATTGGATTTGATATTATCATAGAGGTTTCTGATTCAGGTGATGGGGTGAATGAAAAAGAACTGTCACATCTTTTCACAAGAGGTCATTCATCAAAGGGAGAAGGGCGAGGCTACGGACTAGCTAATGTGAAAGAAGTATTAGATGAACTTGGGGGCTGGATTGAAGTAACGAACCAAAAAGAAGGCGGTGCCATCTTCACTGTATACATACCGAAAGGCACAAAGGGGGAATAG
- a CDS encoding WD40 repeat domain-containing protein, whose translation MHRGPITSVLSTEHDQIVYTGGYDRCIYKWDRATGEGTFIGSHEHIINSLSLSESGKYLASASSDYTIQLYDTGTQTRIRTLFGHADDVEAVAFAKQDTLLVSVSRDRRCLVWDIETGAILREFHGHSKDVLAVWIHGDKAYTTGDDGYVLVWLYDTGEIVGEIGPFDYELDTISGSNQKEVFALGRDDGTVIIYDANTLQEKKIIKAHLQGVKRVNFSPSGDYLLTAGYDHLIKLWNYETGDLIDTLLPHKYQWERSLVWTEDEKAILGASFGKTYCEWSIEEGKVISDEIELATPSINDIALTDTGDIITASDDGKFRKNGIEIAKSTGVLTNGVAVARDGSYYAWGDHASQVHIVHESLQQMVSFDLNTGPVNSVYFHEEDRQFYIGTYGGYVHVISTEHLKEIGRSKAHDCAVKALKVEGDHIITAAVEGTICLLDKKSLSLKAEYIGATELLNDVFIDSKRDRIAIVSRDKNVRLFDLHTGRILDQHNEHQYSIKSVTVTDSGYIVSGDYWGYIVVWNPELHVNTGPIRIAKNGISAIRQLGNDVYASSYDGGIYHIREDGTHTEVLRLFEQFPKEVISH comes from the coding sequence ATGCATAGAGGACCAATTACATCTGTTTTATCTACTGAGCATGACCAAATTGTCTACACTGGCGGCTATGACCGCTGTATTTATAAGTGGGACCGGGCAACAGGAGAAGGAACGTTTATCGGGAGTCACGAGCATATCATTAACTCTTTATCTCTTTCTGAAAGTGGAAAGTATCTAGCGAGTGCATCGTCAGACTATACCATTCAATTGTATGATACAGGCACACAGACACGAATTCGTACGCTGTTTGGTCATGCGGATGATGTGGAAGCCGTCGCCTTTGCCAAACAGGATACCTTGCTAGTATCGGTATCTAGAGATAGAAGATGCTTAGTATGGGATATCGAAACAGGAGCCATCTTACGAGAATTCCATGGACATAGCAAAGATGTATTAGCTGTATGGATACATGGGGATAAAGCTTATACAACAGGTGATGATGGCTATGTCCTTGTTTGGCTGTATGATACAGGAGAAATTGTGGGGGAAATTGGCCCATTTGATTATGAGCTGGACACAATCAGCGGCAGCAATCAAAAAGAAGTGTTTGCACTTGGCAGAGATGATGGCACCGTCATCATATATGATGCGAACACTTTACAGGAGAAAAAAATCATCAAAGCCCATTTACAGGGTGTAAAGCGTGTGAATTTTTCTCCGAGCGGAGATTACTTGCTGACAGCAGGCTATGACCATTTAATTAAGCTGTGGAATTATGAAACGGGAGATTTAATCGATACGCTGCTGCCTCATAAATATCAATGGGAGCGCTCGCTTGTCTGGACAGAGGATGAGAAGGCCATCCTAGGAGCCAGCTTTGGGAAAACGTATTGTGAATGGTCGATTGAAGAGGGAAAAGTCATATCTGATGAGATTGAACTGGCGACACCGTCTATTAATGATATTGCGTTGACTGATACGGGTGACATCATCACCGCATCAGATGACGGAAAATTCAGAAAAAACGGGATCGAAATCGCAAAATCGACAGGCGTTTTAACAAATGGGGTGGCTGTCGCACGGGATGGAAGCTATTATGCTTGGGGAGATCATGCAAGTCAAGTGCACATTGTACACGAATCATTACAGCAAATGGTCTCTTTTGATCTCAACACAGGCCCAGTCAACAGTGTGTATTTCCACGAGGAGGACCGGCAATTCTATATTGGAACTTACGGCGGTTATGTGCATGTCATTTCGACGGAACACTTAAAGGAAATCGGCCGTTCCAAAGCACATGATTGTGCGGTCAAAGCATTAAAGGTAGAAGGAGATCATATCATCACCGCTGCGGTTGAAGGGACCATCTGTCTTCTAGATAAAAAGAGTTTGTCCTTAAAAGCGGAATATATCGGTGCGACAGAGCTATTAAATGATGTATTTATTGATAGCAAAAGAGACCGCATTGCCATTGTCAGCCGTGACAAGAATGTCAGATTGTTTGATTTGCATACAGGTAGAATTTTAGACCAGCACAATGAGCATCAATATTCCATTAAATCAGTCACTGTTACAGATTCTGGCTATATTGTGAGCGGAGATTATTGGGGATACATCGTTGTGTGGAATCCAGAGTTACATGTGAATACTGGTCCAATCAGAATTGCCAAGAATGGGATTAGTGCAATCAGACAATTAGGTAATGATGTATATGCAAGCTCATATGACGGCGGTATTTATCACATTAGAGAAGATGGTACGCATACGGAAGTACTGCGCTTATTTGAACAATTTCCGAAAGAAGTAATCTCTCATTAA
- a CDS encoding general stress protein — protein sequence MKPVVREYSNDETLQRDVEQLKELGVAREDIYVLSHDDDRTERIASHADANTIGPREVGLKHAVGNIFSKKGDELRNKIQEIGFTKEEAETFEEHLDEGKVLLFVTDHEKVKTWA from the coding sequence ATGAAACCTGTTGTAAGAGAGTATTCAAATGATGAAACACTTCAACGAGATGTAGAGCAATTAAAAGAACTCGGTGTTGCAAGAGAGGACATTTATGTTCTGTCCCATGACGATGACCGAACAGAGCGTATTGCAAGTCATGCAGATGCCAATACGATAGGTCCAAGAGAAGTTGGACTTAAACATGCTGTTGGGAATATCTTTAGTAAAAAGGGCGATGAGCTCCGCAATAAAATTCAAGAGATTGGATTCACTAAAGAAGAAGCTGAAACATTTGAAGAACACTTAGACGAGGGAAAAGTCCTTCTATTTGTAACAGATCATGAAAAAGTGAAAACCTGGGCCTAA
- the ribD gene encoding bifunctional diaminohydroxyphosphoribosylaminopyrimidine deaminase/5-amino-6-(5-phosphoribosylamino)uracil reductase RibD — protein sequence MKDDVFYMKLAIANAKAMKGQTSPNPLVGAVIVLRGEIVGIGAHLKAGEPHAEIHALQMAGEKAKGADMYVTLEPCTHQGKTGPCTQAIIKSGVKRVVIGTQDPNPLVAGKGMTMLKEAGLEVEEGICKQEADRLNLPFFHLIQSDLPYVILKSAISIDGKIATAYQESKWITGTEARTEVQLLRQEADAVITGVETIIQDDAGLIVKDSFITQPIRVILDSTLRIPLHAKCLTDHMAETIICTSRMYDQKKYDQLVQKGYEVFVTNGERWTDLQDVLHMLKKRSVMSVLVEAGGSVSASFLEASLVNEAVIYMAPLLIGGKDAPTMFEGKGIKKLKEAIRPADIDYSMVGKDLKMTMRFQ from the coding sequence ATGAAAGACGATGTTTTTTATATGAAGCTGGCCATTGCCAACGCAAAGGCAATGAAAGGACAAACCTCACCCAATCCGCTTGTCGGTGCAGTGATTGTTCTACGCGGGGAGATCGTTGGGATTGGTGCTCACTTGAAGGCAGGTGAGCCGCATGCTGAAATTCATGCGCTGCAAATGGCAGGAGAAAAGGCGAAGGGGGCTGACATGTATGTGACACTCGAACCTTGTACGCATCAAGGAAAAACGGGTCCTTGCACACAAGCCATCATCAAGAGCGGTGTGAAACGTGTGGTCATTGGCACTCAAGATCCGAATCCGCTTGTAGCAGGTAAAGGGATGACCATGTTGAAAGAAGCAGGGTTAGAAGTAGAAGAAGGAATATGTAAACAGGAAGCAGACCGCTTAAATTTGCCTTTTTTTCATTTGATTCAATCAGACCTTCCGTATGTCATATTAAAATCAGCTATTTCAATAGATGGGAAAATTGCAACGGCTTATCAAGAAAGCAAATGGATCACCGGAACAGAAGCGAGAACGGAAGTGCAGCTTTTACGTCAAGAAGCAGATGCGGTGATTACAGGAGTTGAAACGATTATTCAAGATGATGCAGGTTTAATTGTGAAGGATTCATTCATCACTCAGCCCATTCGTGTCATTTTAGATTCAACATTAAGGATCCCGCTTCATGCAAAATGTTTAACAGATCATATGGCAGAAACCATTATTTGTACCTCACGAATGTACGATCAAAAAAAGTATGATCAGCTTGTGCAAAAAGGGTATGAAGTATTTGTCACAAACGGGGAACGATGGACAGATCTTCAAGATGTGTTACACATGTTAAAGAAGCGCTCTGTGATGTCAGTACTTGTTGAGGCAGGAGGCAGTGTGAGTGCGTCATTTTTAGAAGCGTCACTTGTGAATGAAGCTGTTATTTATATGGCACCTTTATTGATTGGCGGGAAAGATGCACCTACTATGTTTGAAGGAAAAGGAATAAAAAAACTAAAAGAGGCGATCCGTCCAGCGGATATTGACTATAGTATGGTAGGAAAGGATTTAAAAATGACGATGAGATTTCAATGA
- a CDS encoding response regulator: protein MIKVLIAEDDFRIAAIHETYIQKIQGFQVAGKAKSANDMWEALQKEQVDLILLDVYMPDELGTNLLPLLRERYPEVDVIIITAATETMLLRDALHYGVVHYLIKPVTAQKFTQVLTEYKEKKDLINSKDEVNQTMIDLFFGHMQEEPKQKGDRDLPTGINSLTLDKVKTLMASENSGITAEELGEKMGVSRTTARRYVEYLVTTGECRAELAYGIIGRPERRYYSAKKQAES from the coding sequence GTGATAAAGGTACTCATTGCGGAGGATGATTTTCGAATCGCTGCCATTCATGAAACCTATATACAAAAGATACAAGGCTTTCAAGTCGCTGGAAAGGCAAAGAGTGCAAATGATATGTGGGAGGCACTCCAAAAAGAACAGGTCGATCTCATTTTGCTTGACGTGTATATGCCTGATGAGCTCGGCACAAACCTTTTGCCGCTTTTAAGAGAACGTTATCCTGAAGTAGATGTCATCATTATTACTGCTGCAACGGAAACAATGCTTCTAAGAGATGCCCTTCATTATGGAGTGGTTCATTATTTAATTAAACCGGTGACAGCCCAAAAATTCACGCAAGTCTTAACCGAATATAAAGAAAAGAAGGACTTGATCAATTCAAAGGATGAAGTCAATCAAACAATGATTGATCTGTTTTTTGGCCATATGCAGGAAGAACCAAAACAAAAGGGTGACCGAGACCTGCCAACAGGCATTAATTCACTGACCTTGGACAAAGTGAAAACACTGATGGCATCAGAGAATAGCGGGATTACAGCGGAAGAACTCGGAGAAAAAATGGGCGTATCACGTACAACAGCGAGACGTTACGTAGAATATCTCGTTACAACGGGAGAATGTCGGGCAGAGCTTGCGTACGGGATCATTGGCAGACCAGAACGAAGATATTATTCTGCCAAAAAGCAAGCGGAGTCATAA
- a CDS encoding NADP-dependent oxidoreductase has protein sequence MSQQKQIQLAKRPKGLPTKDVFRFETVDIPVPQDGEVLIQTKYVSVDPYMRGRMQDTKSYTPPFKLNEVIQGGVVGEVVESTSPQFEKGDFVLGFLGWQEYSTAKAESLTKIDPSIAPLSYYLGILGMPGQTAYFGLLSIGQPKEGETVVISGAAGAVGSVVGQIAKIKGAHVVGIAGSDDKLAYLKELGFDETINYKTTNDLDDAIAKACPNGVDVYFDNVGGEISDAVMNHLNRFARIPVCGAISSYNISASEDIGPRVQTKLIKTSALMQGFIVANYADRFEEAAKDLAQWVKEDQLTYKETITEGFDNIPDAFIGLFKGENVGKQLVKIS, from the coding sequence ATGAGTCAACAAAAGCAAATTCAATTAGCAAAACGTCCAAAAGGATTACCTACAAAAGATGTTTTTCGTTTTGAAACAGTTGATATACCCGTGCCGCAAGATGGCGAAGTCTTGATTCAAACGAAATATGTTTCTGTAGATCCTTATATGAGAGGACGAATGCAGGATACAAAATCCTATACACCTCCGTTCAAACTAAATGAAGTGATTCAAGGTGGTGTTGTCGGAGAAGTCGTCGAGTCAACATCTCCTCAATTTGAAAAAGGTGATTTTGTCCTTGGATTCCTCGGCTGGCAGGAATATTCGACTGCCAAAGCTGAGTCGCTGACAAAAATTGATCCATCCATTGCGCCATTATCCTATTACTTAGGGATTTTGGGCATGCCTGGGCAAACAGCCTATTTTGGACTTCTTTCAATTGGTCAGCCAAAAGAAGGCGAGACGGTTGTCATTTCAGGAGCCGCAGGTGCCGTTGGTTCCGTTGTCGGACAAATCGCTAAAATCAAAGGCGCACACGTCGTCGGAATTGCCGGATCTGATGATAAACTTGCTTATTTAAAAGAGCTGGGCTTTGATGAAACCATTAATTATAAAACAACAAATGATTTAGATGATGCTATTGCAAAAGCCTGTCCAAACGGTGTCGATGTGTATTTTGACAATGTAGGCGGTGAGATTTCTGACGCAGTGATGAATCATTTGAACCGTTTTGCACGCATTCCAGTGTGCGGGGCTATTTCTTCTTATAACATTAGCGCAAGCGAGGACATTGGACCGCGTGTGCAAACAAAGCTCATTAAAACAAGCGCATTGATGCAAGGGTTTATTGTTGCCAACTACGCAGATCGTTTTGAAGAGGCGGCAAAGGATCTTGCACAATGGGTGAAAGAAGATCAACTCACTTACAAAGAAACCATTACCGAAGGCTTTGACAACATTCCTGATGCATTCATTGGACTGTTCAAAGGCGAAAATGTCGGGAAACAGCTTGTCA